One segment of Gemmatimonadota bacterium DNA contains the following:
- a CDS encoding beta-lactamase family protein, translated as MTFLDRAVPATLAAWLCAGCAGSPGMAAAGVRAGAPDPVLALAQRFDSLRQAQGVPGLAVVILRDTTVVLARGFGYADLARGVPVTPETPFNIASVAKPISAVVALRLVEAGRLDLDQPMQRYRDFPEFCADARGNGGIFFADYPCDDAGLTLRRVLSMSANGAPGTRFWYNPPSYSWASRPMAEVSGRAFSDLVDSLVFHPAGMQQSARHHRRLPLPAAIAGALATPYHLDSAGRPVVSDPPPPQGDGAAGGVIASALDLARFDVALASGRLLTPASRAMLWTPTVTPAGATLPYGLGWFLGSYRGRRLAWHTGLWDGQYSALYLKVLGDTPAERRTLILLANSEALRWPSRLDEAAIERSPYAMAFLEALVTRPAQ; from the coding sequence ATGACCTTCCTCGACAGAGCCGTTCCCGCCACGCTCGCCGCGTGGCTCTGCGCCGGGTGCGCCGGCTCCCCGGGCATGGCCGCCGCCGGTGTCCGCGCCGGCGCGCCCGATCCCGTCCTCGCGCTGGCCCAGCGCTTCGACTCGCTGCGCCAGGCGCAGGGCGTCCCGGGGCTCGCCGTGGTGATCCTCCGGGACACGACCGTGGTGCTGGCGCGCGGGTTCGGGTACGCCGACCTCGCGCGCGGGGTGCCGGTTACTCCCGAGACGCCCTTCAATATTGCCTCGGTGGCCAAGCCGATCTCGGCGGTGGTGGCGCTCCGGCTGGTCGAGGCCGGCCGGCTCGACCTCGACCAGCCGATGCAGCGCTACCGCGACTTTCCCGAGTTCTGCGCCGACGCGCGCGGCAACGGCGGGATCTTCTTTGCCGACTACCCCTGTGACGACGCGGGACTCACCCTGCGGCGGGTGCTCTCCATGAGCGCCAACGGCGCGCCCGGCACCCGCTTCTGGTACAACCCGCCCTCCTACTCGTGGGCCTCGCGGCCGATGGCGGAGGTGTCGGGCCGCGCGTTCTCCGACCTGGTGGACTCGCTGGTGTTCCATCCGGCGGGCATGCAGCAGTCGGCGCGGCACCACCGGCGGCTGCCGCTCCCCGCCGCGATCGCGGGGGCGCTGGCCACGCCGTATCACCTCGACTCCGCGGGGCGGCCGGTGGTCTCCGACCCGCCGCCGCCGCAGGGGGATGGCGCGGCCGGCGGGGTGATCGCGAGCGCCCTCGACCTGGCGCGCTTCGACGTGGCGCTCGCCAGCGGGCGGCTGCTCACCCCGGCGTCGCGCGCGATGCTGTGGACGCCGACGGTGACGCCGGCCGGCGCCACGCTGCCCTACGGACTCGGCTGGTTCCTCGGATCGTACCGGGGGCGGCGGCTGGCCTGGCACACGGGGCTGTGGGACGGGCAGTACTCGGCCCTGTACCTCAAGGTCCTGGGCGACACCCCGGCGGAGCGGCGCACGCTGATCCTGCTCGCCAACAGCGAGGCGCTGCGGTGGCCCAGCCGCCTCGACGAAGCGGCGATCGAGCGCTCGCCCTATGCGATGGCGTTCCTGGAGGCGCTGGTGACTCGGCCGGCGCAATGA
- a CDS encoding FtsX-like permease family protein has protein sequence MRVALGASAQQVHRMIFGHGMVVAGIGIGLGLVASVALTRVVTSYLVGVSATDPVTFVGVPLVLLGVAALASYLPARRAATIDPVRALRDE, from the coding sequence GTGCGCGTCGCCCTGGGCGCCAGCGCCCAGCAGGTCCACCGCATGATCTTCGGGCACGGCATGGTCGTGGCGGGGATCGGGATCGGGCTCGGCCTGGTGGCCTCGGTGGCGCTGACCCGGGTGGTGACCAGCTACCTGGTGGGCGTGAGCGCCACCGACCCCGTCACCTTCGTGGGCGTGCCCCTGGTGCTGCTCGGGGTGGCGGCCCTCGCCTCCTACCTCCCCGCCCGCCGGGCGGCGACCATCGATCCGGTGCGCGCCCTCCGCGACGAGTGA
- a CDS encoding DUF2200 domain-containing protein, whose translation MAPHRIFTTAVASVYPHYVTKAEKKGRTRQEVDEVICWLTGYGPEALARQLERRADFETFFREAPALHPKADAVTGVICGVRIETIEDPLMRKIRVLDKLVDELAKGRPMAKILRA comes from the coding sequence ATGGCACCGCACCGCATCTTCACCACGGCCGTCGCCAGCGTCTATCCTCACTATGTGACCAAGGCGGAGAAGAAGGGACGCACCCGGCAGGAGGTGGACGAGGTGATCTGCTGGCTCACCGGGTACGGCCCCGAGGCGCTGGCGCGGCAGCTCGAGCGCCGGGCGGACTTCGAGACCTTCTTCCGTGAGGCGCCCGCGCTCCACCCGAAGGCGGACGCGGTCACCGGCGTGATCTGCGGAGTGCGGATCGAGACCATCGAGGACCCGCTGATGCGGAAGATCCGGGTCCTCGACAAGCTGGTGGATGAGCTGGCCAAGGGCCGGCCGATGGCGAAGATCCTGCGGGCGTAG
- a CDS encoding serine/threonine-protein kinase, with product MPMTLEQLSAALADRYRVERELGAGGMATVYLAHDLRHDRKVALKVLRPELAAVIGGDRFLAEIRTTANLQHPHILALFDSGRVGGTGGGTEIVFYVMPFVEGESLRDRISREKQLPVPEAVRIAREVADALEYAHRHTVIHRDVKPENILLHGGHAMVADFGIALAASRSEGGSRMTETGLSLGTPHYMSPEQAMGERDITARSDVYALGCVLYEMLTGEPPFTGPTPQAIVARMMTEEPRSLTLQRKSIPPQIEAAVATALEKLPADRFPSAAAFAAALDDPAFARPGAAATGRSRAAAAPRWATTGRVVLATAVLVTAVTFGLARWSLARGSGGEARPVHVSVALPDGHELGSVYLRPLAIAPDGTRLAYVIQQYGKTRLYLRQLDEPQGRVLEGTEGGVGPFFSPDGKWVGFFSGGKLRKVTVTGTGLQELATAPFHRGADWGEDGFIYFAPTNSVGIWRVPEGGGTATPVTQLDSAAGEVSHRWPRRVAGTSTLLFSTWTGPGDDEHQIATQELGATSHAILARGGDAPGYAPRPGVLLYVSRGRLLTVPWRPGQEELGTAVPVATAERPFNDIGNEGSGNYVLSRDGRLAYVGGGDSLTMHRVVWIDRAGTVTPLPLPSRIMENVVISPDGGRAAIQIREGIIRIWIYDFARGTLTPLNTGTGSSQAPLWTPDGTRVIYRGTRNGTRNLYWIPVDGSGAEERLTTAPGRIQTPTSISADGRTLLFNQTGEDEEGGAGIWRLQLDGDRTATRLFPLGLSGLDGQLSPDGRWVAYQAVVASRPEIFVAPLSGSGERRLVSTDGGTEPLWSRNGRELFFQAGDRLMSVTVAPGAAFTAGPPRPLHTGRYLISVTSNTSYAVTPDGSRFLRIQPLAEQPAIARLELVLNWHAELARRPAAGGGD from the coding sequence ATGCCCATGACCCTCGAGCAGCTCTCCGCCGCCCTCGCCGACCGGTACCGGGTCGAGCGCGAGCTCGGCGCTGGCGGGATGGCCACCGTCTACCTGGCCCACGACCTCCGCCACGACCGCAAGGTCGCCCTCAAGGTGCTCCGGCCCGAGCTGGCCGCGGTGATCGGCGGCGACCGCTTCCTCGCCGAGATCCGCACCACCGCCAACCTGCAGCACCCGCACATCCTGGCGCTGTTCGACTCGGGCCGCGTCGGCGGCACCGGGGGCGGCACCGAGATCGTCTTCTACGTGATGCCGTTCGTCGAGGGCGAGAGCCTCCGCGACCGGATCAGCCGCGAGAAGCAGCTCCCGGTGCCCGAGGCGGTCCGCATCGCCCGCGAGGTGGCCGACGCCCTGGAGTACGCCCACCGCCACACCGTGATCCACCGCGACGTCAAGCCGGAGAACATCCTGCTGCACGGCGGCCACGCGATGGTGGCCGACTTCGGCATCGCGCTCGCCGCCTCCCGCTCCGAGGGCGGCTCCCGCATGACCGAGACCGGCCTGTCGCTCGGCACGCCGCACTACATGAGCCCCGAGCAGGCCATGGGCGAGCGGGACATCACCGCCCGCAGCGACGTCTACGCCCTCGGCTGCGTGCTGTACGAGATGCTGACCGGCGAGCCCCCGTTCACCGGGCCCACCCCGCAGGCCATCGTCGCCCGGATGATGACCGAGGAACCCCGCAGCCTCACCCTGCAGCGGAAGAGCATCCCCCCCCAGATCGAGGCGGCGGTGGCCACCGCGCTCGAGAAGCTGCCGGCCGACCGCTTCCCCAGCGCCGCGGCCTTCGCCGCAGCGCTCGACGACCCGGCCTTTGCCCGCCCCGGCGCCGCCGCCACCGGCCGGTCCCGGGCCGCCGCCGCGCCTCGGTGGGCCACCACCGGCCGCGTGGTGCTCGCCACCGCGGTCCTGGTCACGGCCGTGACCTTCGGGCTCGCCCGCTGGAGCCTGGCGCGCGGGTCTGGTGGCGAAGCGCGGCCCGTGCACGTCAGCGTCGCCCTGCCGGACGGGCACGAGCTCGGCTCCGTCTACCTGCGCCCGCTCGCCATCGCGCCGGACGGGACGCGGCTGGCCTACGTGATCCAGCAGTACGGCAAGACCCGCCTCTACCTGCGGCAGCTGGATGAGCCGCAGGGTCGCGTGCTCGAGGGCACCGAGGGCGGCGTCGGACCGTTCTTCTCGCCGGACGGCAAGTGGGTGGGGTTCTTCTCCGGGGGGAAGCTCCGGAAGGTCACCGTGACGGGCACCGGGCTCCAGGAGCTCGCGACGGCGCCATTCCACCGCGGCGCCGACTGGGGGGAGGACGGCTTCATCTACTTTGCTCCCACCAACTCCGTCGGCATCTGGCGCGTGCCGGAGGGTGGCGGGACCGCCACCCCGGTGACCCAGCTCGACTCCGCCGCCGGCGAGGTGAGCCATCGCTGGCCCCGGCGCGTCGCCGGGACCTCGACGCTCCTCTTTTCCACCTGGACCGGGCCGGGCGACGACGAGCACCAGATCGCCACCCAGGAGCTCGGGGCCACCTCCCACGCCATCCTGGCCCGGGGCGGCGACGCCCCGGGCTACGCGCCCCGCCCCGGCGTCCTCCTCTACGTCAGCCGCGGCCGCCTCCTCACGGTCCCCTGGCGGCCGGGCCAGGAGGAGCTGGGGACCGCCGTGCCGGTGGCCACCGCCGAGCGGCCGTTCAACGACATCGGCAACGAGGGCTCGGGCAACTACGTGCTCTCGCGTGACGGGAGGCTGGCGTACGTGGGCGGCGGCGACTCCCTCACCATGCATCGCGTCGTGTGGATCGACCGCGCCGGCACCGTGACGCCGCTGCCCCTCCCCAGCCGGATCATGGAGAACGTGGTGATCTCCCCGGACGGCGGCCGGGCGGCGATCCAGATCCGCGAGGGCATCATCCGCATCTGGATCTACGACTTCGCGCGCGGCACCCTGACTCCGCTCAACACCGGCACCGGGAGCAGTCAGGCCCCGCTCTGGACCCCGGACGGCACGCGGGTGATCTACCGCGGCACCCGCAACGGCACCCGCAACCTCTACTGGATCCCGGTGGACGGCTCCGGCGCGGAGGAACGCCTCACCACCGCGCCCGGCCGGATCCAGACCCCGACCTCCATCTCCGCGGACGGCCGGACCCTCCTCTTCAACCAGACCGGCGAGGACGAGGAGGGCGGCGCCGGCATCTGGCGCCTGCAGCTCGACGGCGACCGCACCGCGACCCGCCTCTTCCCACTCGGCCTCAGCGGCCTGGACGGCCAGCTCTCCCCGGACGGCCGATGGGTGGCCTACCAGGCCGTCGTGGCGTCCCGGCCGGAGATCTTCGTGGCGCCGTTGTCGGGGAGCGGCGAGCGGCGGCTGGTGTCCACCGACGGCGGCACCGAGCCGCTCTGGTCCCGGAACGGTCGCGAGCTCTTCTTCCAGGCGGGCGACCGCCTGATGTCCGTCACCGTGGCGCCCGGCGCCGCCTTCACCGCCGGGCCGCCCCGGCCGCTCCACACCGGGCGATATCTCATCAGCGTCACCAGCAACACCAGCTACGCCGTCACCCCGGACGGCAGCCGCTTCCTCCGCATCCAGCCCCTGGCCGAGCAGCCGGCCATCGCGCGGCTTGAGCTGGTGCTCAACTGGCACGCCGAACTCGCCCGCCGGCCCGCGGCCGGCGGCGGCGACTAG
- a CDS encoding ABC transporter permease, whose protein sequence is MALPGTITGDGPPERITNAYVTANLLSLLGVEPALGRTHVAEDAFVIDPKSFGSPNPDLPPGKVVLSYGLWQRRFGGDPSVLGRTIQLDGWGSEVVGVLPRDFRIYLPADAAMPTNIDAWSVLPSNIGDFEREAAWLTVVARLKPGATLGQAQGDMDRLAAHLRDTHQFHATQKMQIVVGGMHHDVVEHARPALLALLGAVGFVLLIACANIANLLLVRATERGREIAVRAAIGSGRGRIVAQMLTESLVLATGGTVLGLLLAWLGIRLIKALSPANLPRIDLVSLDGATFGFAVAATVVAALLSGLAPALRAVRGNLADGLRDRGTDSGGTRGNKLRTVLVVSEMTLSLVLLIGAGLMVRSFAAIQRVDPGFDPKNAVTFTVPLPFIKYLTSQARATFVNRLGDALATLPGVETVGGVTPLPLAGGEQYSVGSYGRIGESDDAYRTNKADYKAVLPGYFEAMRITLVSGRTLVRADNEESAQDVIVVDQKFATRVFGREDPLGAQVLLDHFNEQTFSLERLPVTIVGVVKNVRSASLATEGRETIYHPFVFQSFLPMTFVVRTAADPASLIPQIRSAVTAIDKDVPVADPSTLQSWVSEAMAQTRFLLALSSAFAGLAPGARGARPVRRHRPTRCASAPGRSACASPWAPAPSRSTA, encoded by the coding sequence ATGGCCCTCCCCGGCACGATCACCGGGGACGGCCCGCCGGAACGGATCACCAACGCCTACGTCACGGCGAACCTGCTGAGCCTGCTCGGCGTCGAGCCGGCGCTGGGCCGGACCCACGTCGCCGAGGACGCGTTCGTCATCGATCCCAAGTCGTTCGGCAGCCCGAACCCCGACCTGCCGCCCGGCAAGGTGGTGCTGAGTTACGGCCTGTGGCAGCGGCGCTTCGGCGGCGACCCGTCGGTGCTCGGCCGCACCATCCAGCTGGACGGCTGGGGCTCCGAGGTGGTCGGCGTGCTGCCGCGGGACTTCCGCATCTACCTCCCCGCCGACGCCGCCATGCCGACCAACATCGACGCCTGGAGCGTGCTGCCGAGCAACATCGGCGACTTCGAGCGCGAGGCGGCGTGGCTCACCGTGGTGGCCCGCCTCAAGCCCGGCGCCACCCTGGGGCAGGCCCAGGGCGACATGGACCGGCTGGCGGCCCACCTCCGGGACACCCACCAGTTCCACGCCACGCAGAAGATGCAGATCGTGGTGGGGGGCATGCACCACGACGTGGTCGAGCACGCGCGCCCCGCGCTGCTGGCGCTGCTCGGCGCCGTCGGCTTCGTCCTGCTGATCGCCTGCGCCAATATCGCGAACCTGCTCCTGGTGCGGGCCACCGAACGCGGCCGCGAGATCGCGGTGCGCGCGGCCATCGGGAGCGGACGGGGCCGCATCGTGGCCCAGATGCTGACCGAGAGCCTGGTCCTCGCCACCGGCGGCACGGTGCTCGGCCTGCTCCTCGCGTGGCTGGGGATCCGCCTCATCAAGGCCTTGAGCCCGGCCAACCTCCCGCGCATCGACCTCGTCTCCCTCGACGGCGCCACCTTCGGGTTCGCCGTCGCCGCCACCGTGGTGGCCGCGCTCCTCTCCGGCCTCGCCCCCGCGCTCCGCGCCGTCCGGGGCAACCTGGCCGACGGCCTCCGGGACCGGGGCACCGACTCCGGCGGCACCCGGGGCAACAAGCTCCGCACCGTCCTGGTGGTGAGCGAGATGACGCTCTCGCTGGTGCTGCTGATCGGCGCCGGGCTCATGGTGCGCAGCTTCGCCGCCATCCAGCGGGTCGACCCCGGCTTCGACCCGAAGAACGCCGTGACCTTCACGGTGCCGCTCCCCTTCATCAAGTACCTGACGTCCCAGGCGCGGGCCACGTTCGTGAACCGGCTGGGCGACGCCCTGGCGACCCTGCCCGGCGTCGAAACCGTCGGCGGGGTCACCCCGCTGCCCCTGGCCGGAGGCGAGCAGTACTCCGTCGGCTCCTACGGCCGCATCGGTGAATCCGACGACGCGTATCGCACCAACAAGGCGGACTACAAGGCCGTGCTGCCGGGCTACTTCGAGGCCATGCGCATCACGCTGGTCTCCGGCCGGACCCTGGTCCGCGCCGACAACGAGGAGTCGGCGCAGGACGTCATCGTCGTCGACCAGAAGTTCGCCACCCGGGTCTTCGGCCGCGAGGATCCGCTGGGGGCGCAGGTCCTGCTGGATCACTTCAACGAGCAGACCTTCTCGCTGGAACGGCTGCCGGTGACCATCGTGGGCGTGGTGAAGAACGTGCGCTCGGCCTCCCTCGCCACCGAAGGACGGGAGACGATCTACCACCCGTTCGTCTTCCAGTCGTTCCTGCCGATGACCTTCGTGGTGCGCACCGCCGCCGACCCGGCGAGCCTGATCCCCCAGATCCGCTCCGCGGTCACCGCAATCGACAAGGATGTCCCGGTCGCCGACCCGAGCACGCTGCAGTCCTGGGTCTCGGAAGCCATGGCCCAGACCCGGTTCCTGCTCGCCCTCTCCAGCGCCTTCGCCGGGCTCGCCCCTGGTGCTCGCGGCGCTCGGCCTGTACGGCGTCATCGCCCTACTCGGTGCGCCAGCGCACCCGGGAGATCGGCGTGCGCGTCGCCCTGGGCGCCAGCGCCCAGCAGGTCCACCGCATGA
- a CDS encoding alpha/beta hydrolase yields the protein MHLPPVIRPALLVALTSLLAVPTPTAPPARYIIYLHGRIIEDQGRRPTSPDFGTYEYDAILDTLRHAGFVVLSDQRPPKTNADSFATHVAAQVDSLLGVGVPARAITVVGFSKGGWIAILASARIRNPDISYVFLGACGAWAYEPTLHIIGRVLALVEASDSLGISCEPMFAHGRRGPAPGRCGSTRGCATAPSSGPMTPGSAR from the coding sequence GTGCACCTCCCGCCCGTGATCCGCCCCGCCCTGCTCGTGGCCCTCACGTCCCTGCTGGCCGTGCCGACGCCCACGGCCCCACCGGCGCGGTACATCATCTACCTGCACGGACGGATCATCGAGGACCAGGGGCGGCGGCCGACCAGCCCCGACTTCGGCACCTACGAGTACGACGCGATCCTCGACACCCTCCGCCACGCGGGCTTCGTGGTTCTGAGCGACCAGCGCCCGCCGAAGACCAACGCCGATTCCTTCGCCACCCACGTCGCGGCACAGGTGGACAGCCTGCTCGGCGTCGGCGTGCCGGCGCGGGCCATCACGGTGGTGGGGTTCTCCAAGGGGGGCTGGATCGCCATCCTGGCCTCGGCGCGCATCCGCAACCCGGACATTTCCTACGTGTTCCTGGGGGCCTGCGGCGCATGGGCCTACGAGCCGACGCTGCACATCATTGGGCGGGTGCTGGCCCTGGTCGAGGCCAGCGACAGCCTGGGCATCTCCTGCGAACCGATGTTCGCGCACGGGCGCCGGGGACCCGCACCCGGGAGGTGCGGCTCCACACGGGGCTGCGCCACGGCGCCTTCTTCCGGCCCGATGACGCCTGGCTCCGCCCGGTGA
- a CDS encoding serine/threonine protein kinase — translation MGERGGFVFFVMSYVEGETLGERLRTRGPLPPAEAARVLREVAWALAYAHGRGIVHRDVKPDNILLEAGTGRALVSDFGIASGGGAAGPDTDPGRRMGTAHFMSPEQAAGLPVDGRSDLYGLGVVGYLAVSGRLPFEVGDPAGAAGAAGGRSGARGGGAGARAAAIAGAGHRPVPGPRPRRPPRRRRGAGGGAGPAPETRPALPPTLRAWLGARNPLLVPYLGWAGMFGTLTLANLIAWVTGNRPDGPADIVFLAAIAAAPLLPVVGYHLNQARRQFRAGHTLADLRAALEVARRERAEREAVSREAEEPVGHRLLRAATVASATWGAVTLGLLLAEVVHERTMGARWIVLPLLSTLLFSAVSNALDVQFIPDRLRRWWQTGVRERLWHSRVGEWLARRLGAPERSRAVGGGVFRATEVALGVAASELFAALPAATRAQLAGLPATVAALEARAQEARAELEQLAARARAGDAAVLAARQRAAQAYLADSVAALEGVRLDLLRLHANASDLAPLTTLLEAARQLGEEAGRLADAQREVDDATRR, via the coding sequence GTGGGCGAGCGGGGCGGCTTCGTCTTCTTCGTGATGAGCTACGTGGAAGGCGAGACCCTGGGTGAGCGGCTGCGCACCCGCGGGCCGCTGCCGCCGGCCGAGGCGGCGCGGGTGCTGCGCGAGGTGGCGTGGGCGCTGGCGTACGCGCATGGCCGCGGCATCGTGCACCGCGACGTGAAGCCCGACAACATCCTGCTCGAGGCCGGCACCGGCCGCGCGCTGGTGAGCGACTTCGGGATCGCGAGCGGCGGCGGCGCGGCGGGTCCCGACACCGACCCGGGCCGGCGCATGGGCACGGCGCACTTCATGAGCCCGGAGCAGGCCGCGGGGCTCCCCGTGGATGGGCGGAGCGATCTCTACGGCCTCGGCGTGGTGGGCTACCTCGCGGTGAGCGGGCGGCTGCCGTTCGAGGTCGGCGACCCTGCCGGCGCTGCTGGTGCGGCAGGCGGGCGCAGCGGCGCCCGGGGTGGCGGCGCAGGCGCCCGGGCTGCCGCCATCGCTGGCGCAGGCCATCGACCAGTGCCTGGCCCGCGACCCCGACGCCCGCCCCGCCGACGGCGAGGCGCTGGCGGCGGCGCTGGCCCCGCGCCCGAGACGCGCCCCGCGCTGCCACCCACGCTCCGTGCCTGGCTCGGCGCCCGGAACCCGCTGTTGGTGCCCTACCTGGGGTGGGCGGGGATGTTCGGGACGCTCACCCTGGCCAACCTGATCGCCTGGGTCACCGGCAACCGGCCCGACGGGCCGGCCGACATCGTGTTCCTGGCCGCGATCGCCGCGGCGCCGCTGCTGCCGGTGGTCGGCTACCACCTCAACCAGGCGCGGCGGCAGTTCCGGGCGGGACACACGCTCGCCGACCTGCGGGCCGCGCTCGAGGTGGCGCGCCGGGAGCGGGCCGAGCGGGAAGCGGTGTCGCGCGAGGCGGAGGAGCCGGTGGGCCACCGGCTGCTGCGCGCCGCCACGGTGGCCTCGGCCACGTGGGGGGCGGTGACCCTCGGGCTCCTCCTGGCCGAGGTGGTCCATGAGCGGACGATGGGAGCGCGGTGGATCGTGCTGCCGCTGCTGAGCACGCTGCTGTTCAGCGCGGTGAGCAACGCGCTCGACGTGCAATTCATCCCCGACCGGCTGCGCCGGTGGTGGCAGACGGGGGTGCGGGAGCGGCTGTGGCACAGCCGGGTGGGGGAGTGGCTGGCGCGGCGGCTGGGGGCGCCGGAGCGGAGCCGCGCGGTGGGGGGCGGGGTGTTCCGGGCCACCGAGGTGGCGCTGGGGGTGGCGGCGTCGGAGCTGTTCGCGGCGTTGCCGGCCGCCACCCGCGCGCAGCTGGCCGGGCTGCCGGCGACGGTCGCGGCGCTGGAGGCGCGGGCCCAGGAGGCGCGGGCGGAGCTGGAGCAGCTGGCCGCGCGCGCCCGCGCGGGCGATGCCGCGGTGCTCGCCGCGCGGCAGCGGGCGGCGCAGGCGTACCTGGCCGACAGCGTGGCGGCGCTCGAGGGGGTGCGGCTGGACCTGCTCCGGCTCCACGCCAACGCCAGTGACCTGGCGCCGCTCACCACGCTGCTCGAGGCGGCGCGGCAGCTGGGCGAGGAGGCGGGGCGCCTGGCCGACGCGCAGCGCGAGGTGGATGACGCCACCAGGCGGTAG